The Salvia miltiorrhiza cultivar Shanhuang (shh) chromosome 2, IMPLAD_Smil_shh, whole genome shotgun sequence DNA window GAATCCGCTGAGTACACACCTAGGGGGTGAGTCGTTGCCTTGCTTCCAATTATCCACCGTTGGTGAAGTTTTGGGAATGTATAGGGGCGTAGTAAGATGAAGTCTTACTGAATATGTATGTCTATTTGTATCTTAACTTCAGTTAGTAGATCGTTTTTCCTGGGCGGGCCCCCCAGACATTGGTGTTTTATCACTGAACTGGGTAATCATTCTTGGTGTACTGGTCTTTCTTGTTTTGATACATTCTATGATACCGGTATCATCGTACATACTACTATTACATGTTGTGACACGTCTCTCCACATGTTCAATGAATTAGTCATTCTTTCACCTACAAAATGTCATCCTTTGTCCCAAGAAAAAAcgcaaataaaaaattgaagctTTCAAACGAACTTCATACTCTCATTAAATCACATCACTAGcattatcaaaataaatgagAAATGATTTTATTCTCATCTCTTAAGTTTACATATTAAACTTACGCAAGATTGTGAACACTTTTAACTCCACCAACATGTTTCGGAAATCTTTCTGATTTATTTCATGACTTAAATCCTCCATTAACAAATGAATTTTCCCTCACATTAATCTCAACTTCTGATGTGTTCGATAATTACATCCCTTTATTTATAGAGAGAATAATTCACATGTAGTGTGCGGTGAATCGAGAGAGAGTGATGAAAACTACTAAGGcaaaagagaaaagaattgTATTGAGTATTTAGAATAGCGCGTGTGTTTACAATGGCAGGCATATCTCCTATTTATAGGCGTTTACAATAGGGATAAATTAGTAATTTCACACCCGATAGCGACCCCGGTAGTTAGGAAAAATCTTCGAGGTTGTCAGTGACCGGTATGCCTTCAGTCTTTCCCAGCGCTGGTCGAGTCCGCCAGCTCTGCCCCTTTATTCCTGGATATGTCAGCCCGGCCCGAGTCCGCGGGTTACTTCTTCACTGTTTTATTTCAGATCTGTCATTCGTTCCGCCCCCCTTTTCTCTGATCACGTCAGCCCTGACACCCTTAGTGATAAAATCCTCTTGAAATGGCCCTGAAGCTTCTGCCTTTCATGCTTTCCCCCCAAAACACTATTCAAGCTATTTTTCTCCCTTCCGTTCCCAGCGCTGATGACTCCGATGCTACCAGATTTGCCTtacgcatattttactcctcatcaacttcattcttgaacaaataataaacaaattaaacaaaatagGACATCTTTTTCAATACTATGTTCAAGCCAGTCCCATTTTTCAAATCAAGAAGCACTAAATTGACACAAACCTCCAAGGTATTTTCAAGGGAAATCATGAGTTTTTGGTTGGGAAGATTTTTTTAAGAATATATTCTCTTCTAACCGATCTCATTTATTTGGAGGATAATTCATTTTCCTAGATCATGAGGAAAAAGTTCAATGTCTTAAACTAATTCTTTATCCTCTAATAAAAACTAAAGTTATTCATAAACATAAGCAAGTTTGCATATTAAATaggcaaaaatataatttacaaataagtTAATCATTTTAGCAAATAAATTATGtactatatataatattaccCCTAATTCTCAACTGTTACTTTCTCCGCAAAAATTAATTGCATAATAACTATAAGGGTGGTTCTATTCATATCCTCCATTTTACTCCTTATAGccctttttaaaaatattaataataattaattaagaatttactattttaccctatattGTATAGcctcaaattttattaaattttaaattaaatcatcattCAATTTCATAGCCCCtatttgaaattgaataaatttcaTAGCCCCCGTTCCCCCATTTGCGTATCAGTTCATAACTTCATAACCCCCATGAACTTCAATTTCACAAACTTAATATTTGCGTTCCTCATGCGCTTTCTCTTTCCTCATCTGAATGTGTGAATGCCTCTGCCTTATTTgtgttttccttttatttttgttgagcAGGAGGAGAAGAAACCGGAGGAAGCCAAGCCGGCACCTCCGCCTGCGCCGGAGGAGAAGAAGGGCGAACCCCCAAAGGCCGAAGATGACAAGAAACCCTAGGCAGCGGAGCCGCCGCCCCTACCGTAGGAGATCATCCTCAAAGTCGACatgtgatttatgcttaattgttctaattttaggggtttgcatgaactttattttaagataatcttctggaaattggtgcgttttatggtgtattttatgctttgcaggagatttaggttttcgagatgaagggTGCAAATtctggagagtttgggctaaaaattacgtttttgtgcatactctggcatgtcagagaagcgaagccccgcatgccagagcagcgaaatgggaagccagagaaatcaacatatcagagcagagaagtcaactctccagagcagagaaaccaatcgccagaggaatcagagcagaggaatgaacgccaaagccagagaaatcaaagccagaggaatcaaagcccagagcagagaaatcaagaagccagaggaaccgagagtcagagcagacaagtgcgccagagcggaagccgtttctctggcgagagccgcgaattcggccagaatggagatgacttgcagcgcgcgtcacagctggaagttgccttatcttacacgattttattgcctttagagttctactttgaatggcaacttccatggtgatccatagggattcgaagtctataaatagggccatacttttcattgtaaatataatcccttgccctagttttagacgccatctttgagatctgttggcatccgaagcttaggaatttaattgATTTCATAGTGTCGATTTTTaattaggtttcaatttagttttgtttagttttaattcttggattgtgattgtgtgacacaattacacgttcaagacgtttacggtatttcgtatttcaattcaatttattttgtttaatcatgtttacgtttttcattcatgttcatgctttctttttaattatgcaatttaaattatgcactttagtttcacgcctagattagttagtttttaatttacaagtctttaaattaTTAAGTTGCTTTACTTTAATCGTTTAAATCATGCCTAGGGTTTATAGTTTCTTTATGCTTACGTTTTCAGCCTAGTTCTTTGCATGCCTAGTCAATTTtctagtttaaattcaagttaagtttaatttcgaATTCAAGTTTACTTTgcacgtttaagtttaagttacgtttttaaatcaatctctttactgctttcttttattgctttttcctacgatactactaaaagccctttaagactttccttgagagatgacactgggtcaacttaccatcactaggatgtccttgttctattgcaagtcaacttagaggtgtttctagttgagtcaaattttggagGGCTGCGCTCGGAAAGTCCGCCGTTGTCTCAAATGATTCGATTGTAACCAGATTAGATCCTTCGTTTTCCTCGCCAGAATagagaattttaatgaattaatttctgtGAAATAAAATTGCAGGTGAGGAGGATGTAACGACGGATTGCAAGACAAGTAAAGTGGTGGTGAAAGGTGAGAAAACAGATCCGCTCAAGGTTTTGGAAAGGGTTCAGCGGAAGAGCCACCGCCAAGTCGAGCTCATATCGCCGATTCCGCCGCTGCCTGCGCCAGAGGAGGCTAAGAAGCCGGAGGAGAAAGGGCCTATGCTGTCTTAAATTTGTCAaacttgatttattttaatgcCAATAACCTTGATATGTTATCTATCTAAAATTGTTCCTGGATTTTTCTGTCATCAAATTTTCTTCATGATAGTAGTGAGCGTAATATAAATGAAAGGGATTGTGGCTTTAAATAAGTTTCTCGTTTTTCATATGCATGTAGCATATCCAAATGATGTCTTCTTTACCTCAGCATATATATAATCCATTGCTGCTCAGTCTTTCTACACAAATTTGGGTGGATTTAGGTTTATGTTTCACAGCATTTGGAAAGggacaccccccccccccccccacaggTTATAGCCATTCGTGTCTCACTGTCGACGTACATGATTGGGATTCAAAAAGCAGTAAAAGTAGTGATGGAAGACGCATGCTCAGGGGGTTATGGCTAAGTGCACTGCAGTGTGTTGGCTGATGGCCAGGTTATAGCTGTGAAGCAGCATAAGGATATGAGGAAGACGCATGCTCAGGGGGttacatttaaaatttaatgtaATTTGAAGGCTACAGAACATAGAGTAAAATAGTAAgtttctaattaattattattaatatcttAAAATGGAGGCTATAAAGAATAAAacgggggctatgaatagaatcaccctaacTATAATATATGATCCGATTTGAGAAGCGAGTGGCATAAGTTCTTTAAATATATGCCTTGTTTAAAGAGCACATACTCTCTTTAAATGCCTTGTTTAGAGAGCAGAGCACATActctaaataataaaaaatgatgaagATTTGTCAAAAGATAATTAATTGGGACTTGAAAGTAAACATCATTATCTTTTACATGTTGTTTTTGTGAAGTTGGTTTTGAAAGGAGTAAGCAAGATGGTAAGTGGTAacaattctcaaaaaaaaaaaaaaaagatggtaAGTGGTAACATGAGGTTGATATTCGATTCAAAAATAGATGCTAACCGTTTGTTTGAgttcaaattttcttttttatcacTCAACccaaattcaataaaaataatttcgtTCAGTCCGAATCTAACCGTATTGCTCTTtcaaatcgaaccgaaccaataattttaatttaattcgaTTCACTTTTTCAGATTAATTTTGAATGTGCTAACCCTAGTATGTAGCTGGGCTCTTTTATCACATTGCTCTTCATTTGATTCGATTTGGTTGTCGCCTCAAAACACACGATATCTAGGACTGTTCATAAAAGCAGTAgcatattatttaattagtaaGAAATTGATAAAGATATCCTAATACGACATTTGGTGCTCTTACTGGCTTTGTTTGATTCAATGGACTCATTTGACATTGATTAATCTTAGTTTAAATCGCATACAGGTGCTAATCGCCTAACCTATTGGAGCTTAACTATTTAAGACAAGATTAAGGCTAtaattaatgttttattttcacTAATCTAGTCCTTGCTAAGTGCTAACCTAGTATCCTACTATCGCCTAATTTTGCATagcatttgatttttaaagcttAGATTATTCTCGAAAAGTTTGAAGTTAATTTTGCTAACATCACTATTAATTACTTCCTGAGATAATTATTAATCAAATAGCACCTGTCACATTAATGactaaataacaaaaagaaaaatccaAATCATAATTGCGTGAGAAATTGTTATTTTAGTTTTGTAAATTGTCATACTTgtaaagattttttttcttcaaatagtTGTAATTTTAGACAGCTTAATTAGCCAGGTCAAAATTGAGTGGCTTGATTAAATAATTGCATTTCTGTTGttgttaattaatatatttattcagaaagaattgaattgaattgaattgatTCTCAATTATACCCAATTGATATCTAACACACTACTACTGACCAAATTACACTTTTCAATATATAAAAATCGTAATATCGTTTCATTCATTAAGCAAGTATTAGTGCAATTGAACATGACGAGACctcatatttttataattgaGAACCTAAATATCATTTTACATtagcaaaaaaaattagtatgttATAATCAGGACCACGTTTGGGAGATTAGTATGCCTTCCTAGTTCCTTCTGGTCTTTTCGATACTTAGTCACTTTCAGATTATTTTTGTTTGTATTGGCCACTGAATCTAGCCACTATTTGTGTAACACCCCAATCTAATTAAGGTGTtaactttaaatttttaaataaatatttcaacgTGAAAGtctttatatatgtatatatgtgtgtatatataaaaaaacaatttaaacaaTATAAACCTCTTGGGCAAGGTGACAATGTCTTGTACCAATCAGTCATGTTCTCGAACATATCACAAGAATTGTACCAAATGAACATACAAGCATATTACACACACCACCATCTGTGACATCACAAATCTGCTCAAAACCAAGAGATATAATTAATTGGATGTGTTTATATGAAGAGCACTTTGATTTCATCATGATCATAGTTGTGAGAGGCAGTAATAGCAACTAATACATACTTTACACAAAAGCTAAATCCTTACCCTTGGCCTCAGATGACACTCCAACGGGATAATTAAAGTCACTTCTCATAATCTAGTATAAATCTTGGATGGCTTTGGCTTCCATTATGGAAGAATCTCTTCGACTGACAATTCGTTCCAGTTCCTCAACCTTATCAGACAAGGAGGCAACGTGAGAATCGGTAGAGTCAACCAACTTGTTTGCAGTTTCCAGCGCAGCACACAACTACGTCGCAGTGAAAAGTGCAATTATTTAGCAAATTATCATATTCAAATTGAAGGTGAAAAAAAGCAGGGTAGTGCTGCAAAGACAAAGAGATGCCAAAACTTAAACAAGAACTACATAAATAACGATCAAACTATACTTTCAGTCCTGAGTAATCAGAAATGGTGATATGTGTAGTATAATAATTTTCATGTTCTAGCTAAATAAGTGATAAGAAAACCACAATAACCTGAAAGAAACCATATGAAGCATAAGAATGATAGAAATTTCAGATGACTGGTTTCTTTTATTCTAACCAACCTTTTGCTAACTTTTTAAGTCTTAAGTTCAAAGATGTGGGATAACAATTAAGCTTCTTCATAACAATTAACTGCAGATAATTTGCAAAAACTGCAATAAGCAAAAGGAAATTTATCTTGAAATCGACCAATGTATACCTTGAGTGTTAGAGCAGTCCAAGAGTGATCAGCACCCTCGAGTGCCCCTTTCAGTTCATTGAAGTTTTCCTGAAAAAAGCAACCAACTGCTAGAGAGCTTGAGCAAGAACCAAATGTTTAGCAAAAGGTAAGCTAACTACATGTGAGACGAGCATCAAAAATTTGAGGCATATTAGCTCATATTTGCACATATAGATGGTCTCTTGCAGCCTTACTATATTAGGTGGTAAAATGTAGATACGCAATCAGATCAAAATAATAAAGGAATTAGCATTCTCAAAATGATCATTCACAGACTACAAAgaaatcaaaattccaagcTCATTAATTCCAAGTAAATTTATACAGGCGCAACTACATAATGATGAACCAAAATAGAAGCCAACAAGGAACTTCGTTATGAAAAGAATATGTTCTTCAATTTTTATGCAAAAATTCAACCAATGTAAACAAACCCTAGCTGCAAAAGATCAGAAATTGCAAAGTAATCTAACGGAAAGGAAAAGAATTGTGGAAACATAATTAGGTTACATAATAACGAGATTACAGCTTTGCATTTACTTATTTCTTCACATTTCCATTAGAAAAAGAGTTCCGATAACTAGTTTGGTTTCATTGTTTTGCCCGATTCAGCATCCTATTCATAATTATAGCTTTGTTTTGTTCTGCAATTGACCAATGAATCTGAGATCCAATTCCTTCAATTCAAAACTGCAGAATTCCAAAAGCGAAATAGAAGCTGGAAGTTTCTCGAAATTTTCTTCAAACCAAACATTCACGGATCATACGGAAATGCAGACTCAAGGAGTTGCGTGGACGTAAGAGAATACCTGGAATAGCTTGGGAATTTCAGACGCCGAGAGTTTAGAAACGTCGGCCACCTCGGGCGGCGCGGCGTGATCGTGGATGCCGCCGGAGTTGTTGTCGTCGCCGACGTCGCTTAGCAGATCGCTGATGCACAATAACGGACCCCCAACacccctcatctctctctctctctctctctcaactgtTGAGTAACGCTTTTATATTGGGCCTAAGTTCGATTATTGGGCTGAATTCAAGCCCAGATTTGAACGAACCTCGCTAAGAAGCCCAAAGAGGGAGAAACCCCCTCCAATCCATTCATACAGCGCAATCTTCTTTGAATTACCTAGAAatattgatttaaaaaaaataattaaaagaagaagaagaagcagctgTGACTTCAACATTTTGGTATGCGGATTTTCTGTCTTGATTAGCACTTGTTATGATTTGTTGACAATAGTGGTTCTGATTTTTCTGTGCTAATCAGATtgaagttttggtgggaggcGTGAAGAACTGAGTGATTTATCATTGCATATGGCCGGAAAAGAGGAAGAGAAGAAATTAGAGGAATGCTCTGTTTCAAAGTTTGTATTCGTTCCCTATTCCTCTTCTTTTACTTTTGTATATCTTGAAATTCTTGATTATGTGAGTTGCAAAAAAAATGTTGTTTTATGAGTTATAGATCTCCTGTTTGTGGATAATTGTTGTTTTTAGTGAGAGTAGAAGTGAGGCCAGGTTTTGTTTTTTAAGAAGAAAATTGGTGATGGTGATGGTGATGGTGATGGATTAGGAAGCTCTACTCCAACCTTTATTTGATTCACTAGTTTGTGCTTTCGTGATTAAAGTTCTATATATTTGAGCTAGGGCATTTTCCTACAAAGGGACATGATAAATTTGGGAAGACTAGGAAATGATGAATATGATTGATGATTCTTGATGCTTGGTTGAAGCTTCATTAAAGTTTCTTaatgcattaatttaaaatccGGTGAAGGATTGCTACCAGCAAAGTTTTGTTAGCAATGGAGGTCTCGGCTCTTCATCTCGTGAGAGGCTCTTCTCGAGTCGCTCTATTGAGACTAAGAAAGAATAATGAAGCTCATGTAAACTGCTGACTACTAGAAAGAGAGGGCAATGGTGCGTTCTGAAGTGAGAAGCCAATGAAAGTTTCGTAGAATCTGTTAGTCAGCTGGTTTGGTTAATCAGAGTTTGTAATGGATGGATTGAAATCTATAATCCCTCATCTAGTGATCTTTGGATGGAAGATGATTGTGATTTCTCTTGCCAGGATCTAACTAACTAATCCATTTTAGTTGTTGATTCTCTTGTTGGATCTGAAAATCTTCATATTTAGTTTGAAAAGTTGTATGGGAAGAATTAAGTTGTGAATGATATTTTCTGATAATAATATGCCTTGTTTTGATGAGTGATGAATGATTTTGATATGTTTGCAAACATGTTGTGTTTGTCAGTGCTTTGGGGACATGGGTTTTCTCAGTGGCGGGTGCTCTGATAGCGATCCCTGTTGGGATTAAAAGGAAGTCTCTGGCGCCCCTTGTGTTCTTTGGCACGACAGGCACCATGCTCGACATAATCATGGGGATCAATGCTTGTGAGAGGGAGCACGCAGAGCGCCAGATGAAGCTCTTGGAAGCACAGAATGTTGCAGCAGTCGATGCTACTGCTGCTGAATCTTGATGCAGCTCCTCCTTCTTCGTCGATTCCTCTAGTGTCTGTTGCAAGTTGTTGGTTTGACATCCACTGATTGCCATTCTCAAGTTCAATAATGGAACTTgctctccactctctctctcgtttgCATAACTTCTCTGTATCTTAGGGAGCTGAGACCTTTTTATGTGCAGAAACTCAATTAACTTGATGCATCATTTACCGTGGTGATCGTTcttggagtattatttaatgtGGATTATATTTACAAATTACTCACTCATCCACAGAGTTATATTTACTCAATAGGTAATTATATCTACAATGGAAATAAGGTATTGTAATTTAGTtgtattgaaaatttgaaatatgaACAAGATCTGGAAATGAATTATTCGGGGTTTGTCTAGGAATTTTGGAATACCAATTCATGTATGTTTTCTAACATTATTTGGCACGCCAGTAAAACGCATTTTCAGAGCAATATTAGTtcttattcacaattttttttcccaACATGATTTGCACTCAAAAGTCTTTTCCTGAATTTgtgtacaaggatgaatttgcCTCATCAGTGTTGGTTTAGCGATGGAGTGGGTATTTTTAAGGCCAAAAAATTTCAAAACATTTTTATAGGTCTAAGTTTATCACACTTCCATTATGACTTGTGAGTTTTCATTACACAAACAAAAAGAATAAACATCGGGTTTCGATGGCATAAAATAGGAAGAAgcaatatatattaatttatgttggcttttttttttttttctaaataaataCCCCAAGGGTGAAGGGTTAGGCAAACCCCATATCTGTAAATAAGCATCA harbors:
- the LOC131011912 gene encoding uncharacterized protein LOC131011912 isoform X1, with translation MRGVGGPLLCISDLLSDVGDDNNSGGIHDHAAPPEVADVSKLSASEIPKLFQENFNELKGALEGADHSWTALTLKLCAALETANKLVDSTDSHVASLSDKVEELERIVSRRDSSIMEAKAIQDLY
- the LOC131011912 gene encoding uncharacterized protein LOC131011912 isoform X2 gives rise to the protein MRGVGGPLLCISDLLSDVGDDNNSGGIHDHAAPPEVADVSKLSASEIPKLFQENFNELKGALEGADHSWTALTLKVEELERIVSRRDSSIMEAKAIQDLY
- the LOC131011913 gene encoding uncharacterized protein LOC131011913, whose translation is MAGKEEEKKLEECSVSNALGTWVFSVAGALIAIPVGIKRKSLAPLVFFGTTGTMLDIIMGINACEREHAERQMKLLEAQNVAAVDATAAES